The DNA window AACGCCCGCTTAAGGGGCAGCCAACGCTACAACCAACTTTCGGCACAACTTCGTAATCACAAAAACCAACGCATGGTAAAAATGCCGCGCGTTGGCTGTCCCTCTTGAAGCGTTTGTTATGCCGCTAGCTGAAGCGTGAAGCCAGCTTCTTATAAACAGCGTCTTTATCTCGTTTACCAACAGCGAGTACATAAACGACAACTTCATTATCGATGACTTCATAAGCCAAACGATAACCAGATGTACGAAGTTTGATTTTGTAAACAGAATCATAACCTCGTAATTTTGATGATGGGACGTGGGGGTTTTCTAGCCTTTCTTTGAGTTTCTTTTTAAATTGACTCTGAATCGTTGGCGCTAGCTTACTCCACTCCTTTTGGGCTGCTGGCAAAAACTTTAACTTATAAGTCATCAATATTGATTTCCACAGCTTGCGACAAATCACCACGACGACTATCTACTATTTGGGAAAGCTCATAATCATCAAGCATATCCATCAGATACTCGTAAGTTTCAGCCGGTACAAGGTAAGCTGCGGGTTTGTTGTGGTTAAGGATCGCAATAGCTGAACCATCAGCCTCGTTCAAAAGAGCAGTTGGATTTTTCTTTAACTCTGAAATACTGGCAGAGCAATTCGCTAGTACCTGTCTCATAACTTCACCATATAAGCATTAAAATCAGACCTGATTTTAGACCTTAATTTAAGTAATTGCTAGAGGTTTACAAAAGAGGCATAACGCCGCGTTAAGGGGTGAGTGCCGCCTAAACCAGCTTTACGCAGACCACTTTCACCACAAAACTCACTGCATACCAAAAATGCCACGCGGCACGAATCCCGCTTGAACGCTTTGTTATGTTTAATTTTTAACCATCAGTCTTGTTTTTATCGCTTCAATGAGTTCCTCTGGTTTTCTCATCACTTGCCTTTCCATGCCTAGGGTTTCTGACTTTGAGCAGCTTTCCATGACTCCTTTATGATAAATACGATACTTATTAGAATCCAAAATATCCTGTATATATACCGGAGGAGCCCAAGCTTCTTCAGCACTGAGAAAACTAATATGACCTACAATTTTCCATTGCTGACTTTTTATAGAGCTATCAAAGAAACCTGAAAACATAAGTATCTTATTTTTACACGCCACTTCATGTGAGTTATCTGTAATAGACAAAAAGTCATATATTGCAATCGTAGCGTCATTGTAAACGCGGCCAAATACAAATTGATGCTCTTGAATTGGAATTGCGATAATGTCGCCAACATTAACTTTCATGCATTGCCTCTTAAACATAACGCCCTGTTAAGTAGTGAGGCATGCACTACGAAAGCTTCCGCAACACTACGTAATCACTAAAACCAACGCAAATCAAAAATGCCACGCATGCCGAATCTGCTTGAACAGTTTGTTAGCTTAAATTTCAGCATCTTAGATTAACCAAATCCGAGATTAACCTGATTTGGGAAGCCGGCAAACTGCCTAAGTTTTAAAACCCGAATTGACTCAAACTTTGTGGCCGTTCATTTGCTTTAAAAACCAGTAAATTCTGAAAACTCGTTTTCGCAAAACTCAAAGAGAAAGCAAAACTTCCAAAGCGACTTTGCGCCAAACTGACTGACCTCGTGCAATCTCAAAGCTCAATTGAGGCAACAGCTCGAAACTCACGTTGACAAACAATGCTGATTTGCCGAAAAACCTGAACAAATTGCCAAAGGAAGAAAGAAAAGACCACAAACAACTGATTTTTATTGTTTTAAGCTAACGCCGCATTAAGTGGTGAGCAACGCACAACCACTGAACCTAACCTTGCCACCGTAAACACTACACTCAACCAGAACTAAAATTGCCGAGCGTTGGGAATCCGTCTTAAATGCCTTGTTATGTTTGTTGCTGAATCTGTTGTAATTCCGTTTTAACTAGCTCTACAAATTGAGCTCGCAAAGGTGGTAAGTCGTTACGGTCTTTCGGGATTTGGCTATTAATATCTAGAATATGCCCTACAATTTCTTTCGCCTTTTCATGTACATCTGAGTTACTAACTAGTTCGATTTCGACAAGCAAACTTGATATTTTTGCAAGAAAAATAGGGTCAGAGTTTTTCTTCACAATCGAATCTAAAGCCAAACGATTTGTTTCCGCTAAAAAATCACCATATAACTTTTTCCGACTTTCGAGTTCAAGCTTAATGTTAGATTGCTTAAACTCTAACAGTTTGATTCTCATAGCCGTAAAATAACTTACCCCGCCACCTACAATGACCCCAAGAACTGTAAAAAATGGGGCAATATACTCATTGTTCATCAAAGTACTCCAAAAACATAACGCCCGCTTAAGGGGCAGACAACGCTACTACTTAACTTTCTGCATAACACCGTAACCACAAAAACCAACGCATAGTAAAAATGCCACGCGTTGGCTGTCCCTCTTGAAGCGTTTGTTATGCTTAAGTTTCAATGACTTACGTTTTACCTGAACCAAGATTAACTCAGCTTTGATTCACAAACAAAAGCCAAAACCCAAAAAACTGAAACGACTCATAGATTTGAAAAACAGACTTCGAGTTTCGGCAATTCAAGCACAAAAACCTGTGATCAAAATACTGATTGAGCCAACCGCCCTAACCTCGCGCTTACCCGAAAATTGATTGAGGCAAAACTCAGAGTTTTCAGCGCCAAAGAATAAGTGTCCCGAAAACAGCGCCCACTGAAGCCAACTTGCCGACAAACACAAAACCAACACGCCGAGGGAGCAAAGAAAAGATGCAACCAACTGATTTTTGGTGATTAAGCATAACGCCCGCCTAAGGGGCTGGCAACGCATAACACTAAACTCAAACACCATAACCGTAACCACTGCGGCTCAATGGGACTGGAAACGCCACGCGTTGACAGTCCCTCTTGAGGCGTTTGTTAGCTTCGTAGCCCATTGTTTACCAATGACTTTTTAAACACATTTGCTTGAAATGCATTTTACGCAAAAGCATCACACAAACACACTTCCAACGCCAAAAGCTGTGAAGTTGGCTACCAAAACTCAAAACGATCAAGGTTAAGTTGGCCACGGTTAAGAGTCCGCGACAAAGAAAGCAAGATCACAGCGATGATGCAGCCTTTTATGAAACCAAACTTTGAGTGTTGAACATCCAACAGCGTTGAAGCATCGAGGTTTGCTAGTTCTCAGCGACTTTGAAACCACTGAATTTTCAACACGTTCGACCAAATCAGTATCAAGAAAACTCAAAAAGCAAATTGTGAAATTTGAACGCTAAAAGCGGATTTTTCAGAACGATTGATCTTGGATTTTGATGATTCCTGCCTTTAAGAAGCTAACGCCGCGTTAAGGGGATGACCTAGAAGCATAAAACCACACATTATCAATAAGTTAAATTAGTTTTCCAATTAAAAATCATTTTATATGTAGCATATATATAGCAACTCAACTTCTATCATAATCTAACTCCGTTGATAACTTAGATACACTAAGCCTCCTTATATCATGTCCCATCGTTTCTATTGTTGAGTTGGACGATGGATTAAATCCTAGCCTTTTCGGAATCTTACCTATTTACGAAGTTAATAGGACTCAATTGGACGCTTAGGCTAAAGCCGAAATCCG is part of the Vibrio cidicii genome and encodes:
- a CDS encoding type II toxin-antitoxin system RelE/ParE family toxin, which encodes MTYKLKFLPAAQKEWSKLAPTIQSQFKKKLKERLENPHVPSSKLRGYDSVYKIKLRTSGYRLAYEVIDNEVVVYVLAVGKRDKDAVYKKLASRFS
- a CDS encoding type II toxin-antitoxin system Phd/YefM family antitoxin, which produces MRQVLANCSASISELKKNPTALLNEADGSAIAILNHNKPAAYLVPAETYEYLMDMLDDYELSQIVDSRRGDLSQAVEINIDDL
- a CDS encoding Imm26 family immunity protein — translated: MKVNVGDIIAIPIQEHQFVFGRVYNDATIAIYDFLSITDNSHEVACKNKILMFSGFFDSSIKSQQWKIVGHISFLSAEEAWAPPVYIQDILDSNKYRIYHKGVMESCSKSETLGMERQVMRKPEELIEAIKTRLMVKN